ATGGAAAATGAAAGAGGCCGCagattttattcttatttaccacatagaaatattaaaccaTTAGTTGAATTTGATATCAAAGGTCATCGTGCACGtaagaaggaaaaaaattgggCTCCATTTTTCCATGAAGATGATACGAAGactatttcattattatctcGTGGCTTCATTCATTTCGTGTATAGTTTTTCTCCCTTTGAAGTCATTAAATGTTCATTAAATGATGGTATGTGTGAAAAAGTTTTTCAAAAGGAGAGCTTAAAATtgtctaataaaaataattatggTGGTATGCGTGGGGGTACACAAATTGTTCAATTGCCAAGCATTATTCCAAAAGTTACTGGTAAACAAATGTGGTTGGGTATAGCCAAGTCGCACATTGAATATTGTGGCTGTGGTAGACATTTTTATAGACCTATGTTAAGTCTTTTTGTGGAAAGTAACGGTGTTTACCATCAAGAGCTTGTTGTTCCATATTTAGATTTTAATACAGAGGTAATTGGATGGAataatcaagaaaataagTGTGActatatcaatattatgtCACCAAACTCAATATCTGCATGGGAAGTGTTAGGCCAAGATCCTTTGACAAAAAAATTCGATGATTACTTGGTAATTACTTATAGTGAATCCGATATTCTATCTAAAGTCATTACTGTCCGAGGTATGCTAGATTACATCCTGAGATTATATGGTGAGAAAGACATAGAGGAAATTTTGTTCCTTCATTGGATTCTGACAACATTTTAGCAACCACTCTTCAATGTACAATtgatgaaataaaaaatcaatgtAACATTTATGGAAAAAAGCATTCGTGAGTGTTATGTAGACATTAAATAGAATAGACACATGCATTTAAATGTGTACgttaatactaataaagTAATTATAGAGATAAATATTGTCATTAATTATGTAAAGTATTCTGTGTAACTtatttatacatatataaaaaaaatggcgAGACATTACaattttatattgaaaCCCATGTAATGTTGtctttgaaattaaatagtttttgtaatgtttattaattttaaattaataattatttggtTATAGGTTGTGAATTTCTGCGTATTTTGCGCAGTCATCTCTAAGCTGATTAATAGCGCAAGACACAGTCTTTTTCATCATGTTCCGTGTGAAAGGTGAAGGAGTATATTTCTCAGAAACGTCTTTTTTATGATACATTTGAAGGATGTGATTTACCAATCCTCTAATAATGACTACCTTGGATACTTCGTCTGCCTCACTATAAGTCAACACCAAATAAtcttctattttatttgatttatgaTCATGCTCAACTATATCCCAAGCTGCAATTGAATTTGGAGTCATTACGTTATTCCAATCGCATCGAGCATCACCATGATCCCAACTCTGCACATTaacattaaaattaatatttggtGCAATAAATTCCTGATGGAAAAGTCCATTATGCTCAATCATTAACATCATTAAGGGCCTATAAAAATGTGAGCCACAACCACAACCTGAAGAATGAGTTTTTGGAAAACCTAGCCATATTTGTGTGTCTCGAACCTGAGGGATAGGTTCTGGTAATGGTACAAATTGAGAGGCCCCACGTATTGCATGGAaacttttgaatttttcagaaTTTACTCCTGTTATCATGTCACAATACCCATCATCTAAGGAACATTTAAGTATTTGGAAAGGGCTAAAACTATAAACAAAGTGAATAAATCCTCTTAATAAAATCGATGCAGGTATATCATCTTCAGTAAAGAATGGGGTCCAATTTTTCTCCTTCTTTAAAACCttaaaattagaaactttcaatttttgtaattgttcAATAGCTCTGTGTGGCAAAAATGTGTGAATACCACGCCCTTCTTCATTCCCCATGTTAAAGATAATAACAGGCTCTTCATTGTTATGAATTTTTCGTAATATAATTCTTGGATCTTCTGGACCTCTAAATTTACCATCGGTATCAAACggaattttataaattgtGGGGTATGTCACGAAGTATTTATCTAATAGCAGATTTTTCCTTTCTTGGGCTTCGAGTCGCTGGTTATTCTGCTTTGAAATACATTTTTCATAAACGTTTGGGTCAGATACAATAGACTCACAACCATTCGAAAGCCCATATTCgtcatcaattttttttaattctttttcaatattggCTGGTGCAACCACATCAATTTTCG
This DNA window, taken from Henningerozyma blattae CBS 6284 chromosome 3, complete genome, encodes the following:
- the TBLA0C07250 gene encoding uncharacterized protein, translated to MSLIQEQGDDRENISLDTLMQTTCTGENKSIDNSLEANGTGVDQGICSNIFQLKLQNLKSSSRYVAHILRSRCNFRFLMNSKLKLRMVILLSLIVILSSFHILSGSSIKNTTYFFSSNNRLKPVTSKKDLLSSDFSSILKVKSFKNRPINNIMRNRKFEEYSFNSYLTNLDPDFLIDNHSKKFQNLAEGEKKDIEKKLDCDSLKYSSKISYSSDRTIISDDIISIRKQLLDANDEFSRAIVATDEKDKELDEIIKKRWFQFGASSVWLESEQCYLTISRILYTPKEDKSQPKISFLRAQTFDRNWNELTGKRIAKIDVVAPANIEKELKKIDDEYGLSNGCESIVSDPNVYEKCISKQNNQRLEAQERKNLLLDKYFVTYPTIYKIPFDTDGKFRGPEDPRIILRKIHNNEEPVIIFNMGNEEGRGIHTFLPHRAIEQLQKLKVSNFKVLKKEKNWTPFFTEDDIPASILLRGFIHFVYSFSPFQILKCSLDDGYCDMITGVNSEKFKSFHAIRGASQFVPLPEPIPQVRDTQIWLGFPKTHSSGCGCGSHFYRPLMMLMIEHNGLFHQEFIAPNINFNVNVQSWDHGDARCDWNNVMTPNSIAAWDIVEHDHKSNKIEDYLVLTYSEADEVSKVVIIRGLVNHILQMYHKKDVSEKYTPSPFTRNMMKKTVSCAINQLRDDCAKYAEIHNL